In a single window of the Mycobacteriales bacterium genome:
- a CDS encoding arginase family protein: MTEDRLNLPFVGIPSFLRSPVHTDLKNLDADIAFLGVPSDEGSPWYPGARMAPRVVREMSVRYAEYGAVQSAAGIYDIDTDRHYLQYERRNQRIVDCGDVDILYTNPEGTFRNISDATSHILQAGAIPVVFGGDHAISYGVVRAFEEPISIVHFDAHLDYRPFVHGVEYANGSPMLKIGKLPHIDRMVQVGTRSIRTSKAALQESLDRGNAVVTVNRLRRDGPQSILGELPQGGKVYVSIDIDVLDLPLVPGCASAEPEGFGFEEMRQMLFAIARHGDVVGMDVVEINPMLDVRANNTSLLGAQLAIELVGRVVEQPAYLARKGRPQPPQASPRSASDPVDAETAPHSLHTVRRI, from the coding sequence GTGACTGAAGACCGACTCAACCTTCCATTCGTGGGAATCCCCTCGTTCTTGCGGTCCCCGGTCCACACCGACCTGAAAAACCTGGACGCGGACATCGCGTTCCTCGGGGTGCCCAGCGACGAAGGGTCGCCCTGGTACCCCGGCGCTCGGATGGCGCCACGCGTCGTCCGGGAGATGTCGGTGCGCTACGCCGAATACGGTGCGGTCCAATCCGCCGCCGGGATCTACGACATCGACACCGACCGGCACTACCTGCAGTACGAGCGACGCAACCAGCGGATCGTCGACTGCGGAGACGTCGACATCCTCTACACCAACCCCGAGGGCACATTCCGCAACATCAGCGACGCCACCTCGCACATCCTGCAGGCGGGTGCCATCCCCGTGGTGTTCGGCGGCGACCACGCGATCAGCTACGGCGTGGTGCGCGCGTTCGAGGAGCCGATCTCGATCGTGCACTTCGACGCACACCTGGACTACCGGCCGTTCGTCCATGGCGTGGAGTACGCGAACGGCAGCCCGATGCTCAAGATCGGCAAGCTCCCCCATATCGACCGGATGGTCCAGGTCGGCACTCGGAGCATCCGCACGAGCAAGGCCGCCCTGCAGGAATCCCTCGACCGAGGCAACGCCGTCGTCACCGTCAACCGGCTGCGCCGAGACGGTCCGCAGAGCATCCTCGGGGAGCTACCCCAGGGCGGCAAGGTCTACGTGAGCATCGACATCGACGTCCTCGACCTGCCACTGGTCCCCGGCTGCGCCTCGGCCGAGCCGGAAGGGTTCGGATTCGAGGAGATGCGCCAGATGCTGTTCGCCATCGCCCGCCACGGCGACGTCGTCGGGATGGACGTCGTCGAGATCAACCCGATGCTGGACGTCCGGGCGAACAACACGTCTCTGCTAGGAGCCCAGCTGGCCATCGAACTGGTGGGCCGAGTCGTCGAACAACCCGCCTACCTCGCCCGTAAGGGACGCCCTCAACCACCTCAAGCATCTCCTCGATCGGCAAGTGATCCGGTGGATGCCGAAACTGCACCGCACTCGTTGCACACAGTCCGGCGTATCTGA